One Triplophysa dalaica isolate WHDGS20190420 chromosome 1, ASM1584641v1, whole genome shotgun sequence DNA segment encodes these proteins:
- the adam10a gene encoding LOW QUALITY PROTEIN: disintegrin and metalloproteinase domain-containing protein 10 (The sequence of the model RefSeq protein was modified relative to this genomic sequence to represent the inferred CDS: inserted 1 base in 1 codon), whose product MNLLDMVLFKLLLLLFCLSDIKGQNGRTLSNYIKHYEGLSYNTNILHSKHQRAKRAVSHDDQFVHLDFHAHGRHFNLXMKRDTSLFSPDLKVEVSGEEIPYDTSHIYTGEIYGEKGTLTHGSIVDGKFEGFIKSHLGTYYIEPSERYLKDQTLPFHSVIYHEDDIDYPHKYGAEGGCADHSVFERMKKYQMSAVEEPNQQQTKHDADEDGAYGPVILRKRRAAQAEKNTCQLFIQTDHFFFKHYGTREAVIAQISSHVKAIDSIYQSTDFQGIRNISFMVKRIRINTTEDTKEPSNPFRFANIGVEKFLELNSEQNHNDYCLAYVFTDRDFDDGVLGLAWVGAPSGSSGGICEKNKEYSDKKQKSLNTGIITVQNYASHVPPKVSHITFAHEVGHNFGSPHDSGNECTPGESKTQDLKERGNYIMYARATSGDKHNNNKFSICSIRNISQVLEKKRSICFVESGQPICGNGLVEANEQCDCGYSDQCKNKCCYSANERDGLKCTLRPEARCCPSQGPCCTSECAFSSKDTKCRDESECALKGMCNGNTAQCPTSTPKENFTACHGNTQVCLSGSCSGSICQKYGLDVCTCASEEGKDDTELCHVCCQEKGQPNTCSSTGSDIWAKYFNGRSTTLQPGSPCNDFKGYCDVFMKCRLVDADGPLARLKKAIFDPQLYTSIAQWIVNHWWAVLLMGIALIMVMAGFIKICSVHTPSSNPKLPPPKPLPGTLKRRRAQNPTAQTQPQRHQRQQRENYQMGQLQR is encoded by the exons GTCAAAATGGGAGAACCCTGAGTAATTACATTAAGCATTACGAAGGCCTGTCCTACAATACAAACATCTTGCACAGCAAGCACCAGAGGGCTAAGAGAGCTGTGTCCCATGATGACCAGTTTGTTCACCTGGACTTCCACGCTCATGGCAG GCATTTTAACC CGATGAAGAGGGATACTTCTTTATTCTCACCTGATCTCAAGGTGGAAGTTTCAGGAGAAGAGATCCCCTACGACACTTCTCACATTTACACCGGAGAAATTTATG gtGAGAAAGGGACTCTTACCCATGGCTCTATTGTGGATGGGAAGTTCGAAGGTTTTATTAAGAGCCATCTTGGCACATACTACATCGAGCCCTCAGAGAGATACCTTAAAGACCAGACTCTGCCCTTCCACTCAGTCATCTACCATGAAGATGACATTG ATTATCCTCATAAGTACGGAGCAGAGGGTGGCTGTGCTGACCACTCTGTGTTTGAGAGGATGAAGAAGTACCAGATGTCTGCAGTGGAGGAGCCCAACCAG CAGCAGACGAAGCACGACGCTGACGAGGATGGAGCCTATGGGCCGGTGATCCTGAGGAAACGTCGTGCAGCACAGGCAGAGAAAAACACCTGTCAGCTTTTCATCCAGACAGATCACTTCTTCTTCAAACACTACGGCACCCGGGAGGCGGTGATCGCACAG ATTTCCAGTCACGTGAAAGCCATCGACTCCATCTATCAAAGCACAGACTTTCAAGGCATCCGCAACATCAGCTTCATGGTGAAAAGAATCAGG ATCAACACAACCGAGGACACAAAAGAACCCTCAAACCCCTTCCGGTTTGCTAACATCGGTGTGGAGAAATTTCTAGAGCTCAACTCTGAGCAGAATCACAACGATTACTGCCTAGCCTACGTGTTCACAGACAGAGACTTTGATGACGGAGTGTTGGGTCTGGCCTGGGTCGGGGCTCCTTCAG GAAGCTCTGGTGGGATATGTGAGAAGAACAAGGAATACTCTGATAAGAAGCAAAAGTCTCTGAACACCGGCATCATCACAGTGCAGAACTACGCTTCACACGTTCCCCCTAAGGTCTCTCATATCACCTTTGCTCACGAGGTCGGACACAACTTTGGCTCTCCG CATGACTCAGGAAATGAATGCACTCCAGGTGAGTCTAAGACTCAGGATCTGAAAGAGAGAGGCAATTACATCATGTATGCCAGAGCCACATCGGGAGATAAGCACAACAATAATAAGTTCTCCATCTGCAGCATTCGTAACATCAGCCAGGTGCTGGAAAAAAAGAGATCCATCTGCTTTGTCG AATCTGGTCAGCCCATCTGTGGTAATGGTTTGGTTGAGGCTAATGAGCAGTGTGACTGTGGATACAGCGACCAGTGCAAAAACAAGTGCTGCTATAGTGCCAATGAGCGAGATGGGTTGAAGTGTACTCTGAGACCTGAAGCTCGCTGCTG TCCAAGTCAGGGTCCATGCTGCACATCTGAATGTGCCTTTTCCAGTAAGGATACGAAGTGCAGGGATGAATCGGAGTGTGCTCTCAAGGGCATGTGCAATGGAAACACTGCCCAATGCCCCACCTCAACACCCAAAGAAAACTTCACAGCCTGCCACGGAAATACCCAAGTCTGCCTTAGTGGG AGTTGCTCTGGCTCTATCTGTCAGAAGTATGGTCTGGATGTTTGCACGTGTGCCAGCGAGGAAGGAAAAGATGACACAGAACTGTGTCACGTGTGCTGTCAGGAGAAGG GTCAACCCAACACTTGCAGCAGCACTGGTTCAGATATATGGGCAAAGTACTTTAATGGAAGGAGCACTACGTTGCAGCCCGGCTCTCCTTGTAATGACTTCAAAGGTTACTGTGATGTGTTCATGAAGTGCAGGCTGGTGGATGCTGACGGTCCTCTGGCCAGACTTAAGAAGGCCATCTTCGACCCTCAGCTTTATACAAGCATCGCCCAGTGGATAGTG aacCATTGGTGGGCTGTGTTGTTAATGGGCATTGCTCTCATCATGGTGATGGCTGGATTCATCAAGATCTGCAGTGTGCACACACCTAGTAGCAACCCTAAACTGCCCCCACCCAAACCCCTTCCAG GCACACTGAAGAGAAGAAGAGCCCAGAACCCCACTGCACAGACGCAGCCACAGCGTCACCAGCGCCAGCAGAGAGAGAACTATCAGATGGGTCAGCTGCAACGCTGA